From a single Brassica napus cultivar Da-Ae chromosome C9, Da-Ae, whole genome shotgun sequence genomic region:
- the LOC106409642 gene encoding BTB/POZ domain-containing protein NPY2, whose amino-acid sequence MKFMKIGSKPDSIKTDGNNVRYVENELASDITINVDGSRFCLHKFPLLSKSACLQKLLSSTDKNNADEVDISGIPGGPTAFETCAKFCYGMTVTLSAYNVVATRCAAEYLGMHETAEKGNLIYKIDVFLNSSLFRSWKDSIIVLQTTKTFSPLSEDLKLVSLCIDAIASKACVNVSHVEWSYTYNRKKLAEENNGADQVRAREVPHDWWVEDLCELEIEFYKRVIMNIKSKGVLGGEVIGEALKAYGYRRLSGFNKGVMEQGDLVKHKTVIETLVWLLPSEKDSVSCGFLLKLLKAATMLNSGETVKEQLVRRIGQQLEQASVAELLIKSHQESETSLYDVDLVKKIVVEFMARDQNSEIEVEDDDEGFEVQEVKKFPGILSEASKLMVVKLIDGYLTEIAKDPNLPASKFIDLAESVSSISRPAHDGLYRAIDMYLKEHAGITKGEKKRMCKLMDCRKLSVEACMHAVQNDRLPLRVVVQVLFFEQVRASASSGSSTPDFPKGIRELRSCGTYGSSRSVPTVMEDEWDAVATEEEMRALKSEIAALKLQEESGRKSTDKAAVTAISRVKSLIMSRKMFGKKLQGKGGGGEKNNGGGGSDSSESLGSVTEEGAKTATPSRNLTRKVSVS is encoded by the exons ATGAAGTTCATGAAAATTGGGTCGAAGCCAGATTCGATTAAAACTGATGGGAATAATGTCAG GTACGTAGAAAATGAACTGGCTAGTGACATTACTATCAATGTTGACGGATCGAGATTTTGTTTGCATAAG TTTCCTCTTCTGTCTAAATCTGCATGCTTGCAAAAGTTGCTCTCAAGCACAGACAAAAACAACGCCGATGAGGTTGATATCTCTGGTATACCCGGCGGACCAACTGCCTTCGAGACGTGCGCTAAGTTCTGTTACGGCATGACAGTAACCCTAAGTGCCTACAACGTTGTGGCTACAAGATGTGCAGCTGAGTACTTAGGGATGCACGAGACGGCCGAGAAAGGAAACTTGATCTACAAGATCGATGTGTTTCTAAACTCGAGCCTCTTCCGTAGCTGGAAAGACTCCATCATTGTTCTTCAAACCACTAAAACGTTCTCACCACTCTCCGAGGACCTCAAACTTGTTAGCCTCTGCATTGACGCCATAGCGAGCAAGGCCTGCGTCAATGTATCCCACGTCGAATGGTCTTACACTTACAACAGAAAGAAACTGGCTGAAGAAAACAACGGTGCGGATCAAGTCAGGGCTCGGGAAGTTCCACATGATTGGTGGGTCGAGGATTTGTGTGAGCTTGAGATTGAGTTTTACAAGAGGGTTATAATGAACATCAAATCGAAAGGTGTACTTGGCGGAGAAGTTATCGGAGAAGCTTTGAAAGCTTATGGATATAGAAGATTATCTGGTTTTAACAAAGGCGTGATGGAACAGGGAGATTTGGTGAAGCACAAGACCGTCATAGAGACGCTTGTTTGGTTGCTGCCATCTGAGAAAGACAGCGTCTCTTGCGGTTTCTTGCTTAAACTGTTGAAAGCAGCCACTATGTTAAACTCCGGAGAGACGGTGAAGGAACAGCTTGTAAGAAGAATAGGACAGCAACTGGAACAAGCTTCTGTCGCCGAACTCTTGATAAAATCTCATCAAGAAAGCGAAACATCATTGTACGATGTTGACTTAGTGAAGAAGATAGTTGTTGAATTCATGGCAAGAGATCAAAACAGTGAGATAGAGGTTGAAGATGATGACGAAGGATTCGAAGTCCAAGAGGTAAAGAAATTTCCTGGGATTTTATCCGAAGCTTCAAAGCTGATGGTGGTGAAACTGATAGATGGCTACCTTACTGAGATTGCTAAAGATCCAAATCTTCCTGCATCTAAATTCATCGATCTTGCTGAGAGTGTTTCTAGCATCTCCAGGCCTGCACATGATGGGCTCTACCGTGCTATTGACATGTATCTTAAG GAACATGCAGGAATCACAAAGGGAGAGAAGAAAAGGATGTGCAAGTTGATGGATTGCCGGAAACTGTCGGTGGAAGCGTGTATGCACGCCGTTCAAAACGACAGGCTTCCTCTACGTGTGGTGGTGCAAGTACTCTTCTTCGAACAAGTGAGAGCGTCTGCTTCGTCGGGAAGCAGCACACCTGATTTTCCCAAAGGCATAAGGGAGCTACGCAGCTGCGGGACATATGGGAGCTCAAGATCAGTGCCGACGGTTATGGAAGACGAATGGGACGCCGTGGCAACTGAAGAGGAAATGAGAGCATTGAAGAGCGAGATAGCCGCACTGAAGCTGCAGGAAGAGAGTGGACGTAAGAGCACGGATAAAGCGGCGGTGACGGCGATAAGCAGAGTGAAAAGTTTGATAATGTCAAGGAAGATGTTCGGGAAGAAGTTGCAGGgaaaaggaggaggaggagagaagaACAATGGAGGTGGTGGCTCAGATTCGTCGGAGAGTCTTGGATCTGTAACTGAAGAGGGGGCTAAAACGGCAACGCCTTCGAGAAACTTGACTAGGAAGGTTTCTGTTTCTTGA
- the LOC106409083 gene encoding histone deacetylase 6 produces the protein MSNVGPSSSSSSQPEVADETQDWILGAGSGWVEARTSCDHLNSLSPDLARLPNPDTPCSRCENPVENWLCLCCKEVMCSRFVNRHMLMHHQQTAHCLTLSYSDLSVWCFCCEAYLDAQVILQLRPVHQAAYILKFGEAPPLPQL, from the exons ATGTCGAACGTAGGaccttcctcctcctcatcttCTCAGCCG GAAGTTGCAGATGAAACCCAAGACTGGATTCTCGGAGCCGGGTCGGGTTGGGTCGAAGCCCGAACATCTTGCGATCACTTGAATTCCCTTTCTCCCGATCTAGCTCGCTTACCAAATCCTGATACTCCCTGTTCAAG GTGCGAAAACCCGGTAGAGAACTGGTTATGTCTTTGCTGTAAAGAGGTTATGTGCAGCCGTTTTGTCAACAGGCATATGCTTATGCATCATCAACAGACTGCTCACTGCCTTACCCTCAGCTACAG TGACTTGTCAGTGTGGTGCTTCTGCTGCGAAGCGTATCTTGATGCTCAGGTCATATTACAGCTGAGACCAGTTCACCAAGCTGCTTATATTCTCAAATTCGGCGAGGCTCCTCCCTTACCCCAACTTTGA
- the LOC106411551 gene encoding zinc finger protein-like 1 homolog, with amino-acid sequence MVVCKCRKATKLYCFVHKVPVCGECICFPEHQTCVVRTYSEWVIDGEYDQPKCCQCQSTFDEGGGLQVTRLGCLHAIHTTCLVSLIKSFPPHTAPAGYICPSCSTPIWPPKMVKDAGSRLHAQLREAILLTGLEKNLFGNHPVSRSTESRSPPPAFASDALINVSSSSHTLEGKNLPDGYSVAGNGEYSKSAVSEIVEIDVPASAGNYMKTSSPGFAAAAARKGVPAVDRQNSETLYYADDEDGNKKKYSRRGPLRHKFLRALLPFWSNALPTLPVTAPPRKDATKGEDGSEGRVRHRSSRMDIRKILLFIAIIACMATMGILYYRLAQRVIGQELPDEEQQ; translated from the exons ATGGTGGTCTGCAAATGCAGAAAG gcTACTAAGCTGTATTGCTTTGTTCACAAGGTCCCTGTTTGTGGGGAATGCATTTGCTTCCCGGAGCATCAAACCTGTGTG GTCCGGACTTATTCGGAATGGGTGATAGATGGAGAGTATGACCAGCCGAAGTGTTGTCAATGCCAATCAACATTTGATGAGGGGGGAGGTCTTCAAGTCACTCGGTTGGGTTGTTTGC ATGCTATACACACAACTTGCTTGGTTTCGCTTATCAAGAGTTTTCCTCCTCATACTGCACCTGCTGGTTATATCTGCCCATCTTGTAGCACCCCT ATATGGCCTCCCAAGATGGTAAAAGATGCTGGATCGCGGCTTCATGCACAGTTAAGGGAAGCGATTTTGCTG ACTGGTCTTGAGAAGAATCTATTTGGGAACCATCCAGTTTCTCGATCCACTGAATCTCGTAGCCCACCCCCTGCATTTGCGTCAGATGCATTGATTAATGTATCATCATCTTCTCATACACTAGAAGGGAAGAATCTTCCTGATGGTTATTCAGTAGCTGGAAATGGAGAATATTCCAAATCTGCGGTTTCAGAGATAGTTGAGATAGATGTTCCTGCTTCTGCTGGGAATTACATGAAAACCTCAAGCCCTGGA tttgctgctgctgctgcacgGAAAGGTGTACCCGCTGTGGACAGACAGAACTCTGAGACTCTATATTATGCAGACGACGAAGACgggaataaaaaaaagtattcaaGAAGAG GTCCTCTTCGTCACAAGTTTTTGCGGGCTTTACTACCATTCTGGTCAAATGCATTACCAACTCTACCCGTGACTGCACCACCTCGTAAAGATGCAACAAAGGGAGAAGATGGTTCAGAAGGACGTGTAAGACATCGATCATCAAGGATGGATATACGAAAAATACTCCTTTTCATAGCAATCAT AGCATGTATGGCAACAATGGGGATCTTATACTACAGACTTGCGCAACGGGTAATTGGTCAAGAATTACCCGATGAGGAGCAGCAATGA